A single genomic interval of Mycobacterium sp. DL592 harbors:
- a CDS encoding Rieske 2Fe-2S domain-containing protein, protein MTTHSDEIRLIEAGALPTRFARGWHCLGLVRDFGDGTPHQVNAFGQKLVVFRGEDGAVNVLDGYCRHMGGDLSQGTVKGNEIACPFHDWRWGGDGRCKLVPYSKRTPRLARTASWPTLQQDGMLFVWNDPEGNAPPAEVTIPRIEGAESDDWTDWHWYTTVVHTNCREIIDNVVDMAHFFYIHGSLPTQFKNIFEGHIATQYMNSAGRPDIGEPGETQMLGTTSVASYYGPSFMIDDLTYHYTDVDHHTVLINCHYPIDANSFVLQYGIIVKKSAELPDDLAMQTAIGLGDFVKMGFEQDVEIWRNKTRIDNPLLVEEDGPVYQLRRWYEQFYVDVADVAPDMVDRFEFELDTTRPSEAWMKEVEANLAARTSAAGPVE, encoded by the coding sequence ATGACGACGCATTCCGACGAGATTCGGTTGATCGAGGCAGGGGCGCTGCCCACCCGCTTTGCCCGGGGGTGGCACTGCCTCGGGTTGGTTCGCGATTTCGGCGACGGCACACCCCATCAGGTCAACGCATTCGGTCAGAAACTGGTCGTGTTCCGCGGCGAGGACGGTGCCGTCAATGTGCTCGACGGGTACTGCCGACACATGGGTGGCGATCTCTCGCAGGGGACGGTGAAGGGCAACGAGATCGCCTGCCCATTCCACGACTGGCGATGGGGAGGCGACGGCCGCTGCAAACTGGTGCCCTACAGTAAGCGCACCCCGCGTCTGGCGCGTACTGCCTCGTGGCCCACGCTGCAACAGGACGGCATGCTGTTCGTCTGGAATGACCCGGAAGGCAATGCGCCGCCCGCCGAGGTGACCATCCCTCGCATCGAGGGCGCCGAAAGCGATGATTGGACCGATTGGCATTGGTACACCACCGTGGTGCACACCAACTGCCGGGAGATCATCGACAACGTGGTCGACATGGCGCACTTCTTCTACATTCACGGCTCGCTGCCCACGCAGTTCAAGAACATCTTCGAGGGTCACATCGCGACGCAGTACATGAACAGCGCGGGCCGCCCCGATATCGGGGAACCCGGTGAAACCCAGATGTTGGGTACGACATCGGTGGCGTCTTACTACGGCCCGTCCTTCATGATCGATGATCTGACCTATCACTACACCGACGTTGACCACCACACCGTCCTGATCAACTGCCACTATCCCATCGACGCCAATTCCTTTGTGCTGCAATATGGAATCATCGTCAAGAAGTCGGCCGAACTGCCCGACGACCTCGCCATGCAGACGGCCATCGGCCTCGGTGACTTCGTCAAGATGGGCTTCGAGCAGGATGTTGAGATCTGGCGCAACAAGACCCGCATCGACAACCCGTTGCTGGTGGAAGAGGACGGGCCGGTGTACCAGCTGCGGCGCTGGTACGAGCAGTTCTACGTCGACGTCGCCGACGTTGCCCCGG